In Maniola jurtina chromosome 2, ilManJurt1.1, whole genome shotgun sequence, the following proteins share a genomic window:
- the LOC123871347 gene encoding uncharacterized protein LOC123871347 isoform X2: MKLSLVFELLLIFVLLAFAASKNIGNQKNNKKGIQKQNDDIKIEDNSINRFCKCSEAYCNCCRDFAVPVINLNGPGCASLMYLSGDKMSVSLSFGNKVITNRTLSSRKPSPVCMPLPGGISKFCGRVYNIARAGEEFRACLGLELQAKNTVEAAVRVSCFKFGPRGVTSEPADPLPLVPQDEKDADDDDDDDDDDDDDDVVDFGIDADDDDDDDDEEETDDDDEGGLDAVNDVDSADYTGFSLLGEDLLGGLFGSSGGKKPTKNKNKQAPFTTTTTSRPRPVRRPIRPVRPATTLRPYVTRITTIRVRPVNRRPTRRPLRRPGTTIRPISASSVTADKSATVPTISTTMAPLTSVTTEVKAPSIEIQENAQSETHQVIPITEKLLPTQESTTPKSDTTFEDSGLEMSLAHITDQLSLNIMPVTQLVPTEQVKEDDVKATTEKEMNFEKIETITSKPHSKIPFATTVDDDENEETVQIVQTLDSPEEHAADSENVVDETRSHHESNHHYEGLSLPKKKHRGGNFNLDDLDVLDLTGIGESVGHQLGIFGRHKRQNKNKVNKPHNMRGFNDYDDILGLEALSESIAFPDIDDLSRKDRRRQNKMMRGLWPQ; this comes from the exons ATGAAGCTCTCCCTAGTGTTTGAGCTTCTGTTAATATTTGTGTTACTAGCATTTGCAGCCTCTAAAAATATCG GAAATCAGAAAAACAACAAGAAAGGCATTCAAAAGCAAAATGATGACATAAAAATAGAAGATAACAGTATTAATAGGTTCTGCAAGTGTTCTGAGGCGTACTGCAACTGTTGCCGAGATTTCGCCGTTCCTGTAATCAATTTGAACGGTCCAG gatgTGCTTCGCTAATGTACTTAAGTGGCGATAAAATGTCCGTATCATTAAGCTTCGGTAATAAAGTCATCACTAATCGGACACTCTCCA GTCGCAAACCTAGTCCTGTTTGCATGCCTCTACCCGGAGGTATATCAAAGTTCTGTGGACGAGTGTATAATATAGCGAGAGCAGGAGAAGAGTTTAGAGCCTGTCTCGGCTTGGAACTACAAGCTAAGAATACTGTTGAAGCAGCAGTAAGAGTATCCTGTTTCAAGTTCGGCCCTAGAGGTGTAACTTCTGAGCCAGCTGATCCGCTGCCGTTAGTGCCTCAGGATGAAAAGGATGCAGATGACGACGACgatgacgacgacgacgacgacgacgatgaCGTCGTCGATTTTGGTATCGacgctgatgatgatgatgacgacgatgatgaaGAAGAGaccgatgatgatgacgaag GTGGTCTCGATGCAGTCAACGATGTAGACAGCGCAGACTACACAGGATTCAGTCTTCTCGGAGAAGATTTACTAGGAGGCCTATTCGGTTCGTCCGGTGGCAAAAAAccgacaaagaataaaaataaacaagctCCATTTACAACTACCACGACGAGCCGTCCGCGTCCCGTCCGTAGACCGATCAGACCTGTTAGACCTGCTACAACACTTAGGCCATATGTTACAAGGATTACTACAATTAGAGTTCGACCGGTCAACCGTAGACCTACACGCAGACCATTAAGAAGACCAGGTACTACTATACGACCAATAAGTGCTTCTTCCGTTACGGCAGATAAAAGTGCTACCGTTCCAACGATATCTACAACCATGGCACCTTTAACATCCGTAACCACGGAGGTTAAAGCTCCTTCAATTGAAATACAAGAAAACGCTCAAAGTGAGACTCATCAGGTAATACCTATAACTGAAAAACTTTTACCAACTCAGGAATCGACGACGCCTAAAAGTGATACCACGTTTGAAGATTCAGGTTTAGAAATGTCCTTAGCCCATATAACTGATCAACTTTCTCTTAATATTATGCCAGTTACTCAATTAGTACCAACAGAACAAGTCAAAGAGGATGATGTGAAAGCCACTACGGAAAAAGagatgaattttgaaaaaatcgaAACAATTACTTCTAAGCCACACTCTAAAATCCCTTTTGCAACGACAGTTGACGATGATGAAAATGAAGAAACGGTGCAAATAGTCCAAACTCTGGATTCCCCTGAAGAGCATGCTGCTGATAGTGAAAATGTAGTAGATGAAACTAGATCACATCATGAATCAAATCATCATTACGAAGGACTTTCTCTGCCCAAGAAAAAGCATAGAGGAGGAAATTTCAATTTAGATGATTTAGATGTTCTTGATTTAACTGGTATTGGAGAAAGTGTTGGTCATCAATTAGGCATTTTCGGTAGACATAAAcggcaaaacaaaaataaagttaaCAAACCTCACAACATGAGAGGTTTTAACGATTATGATGATATTCTTGGATTGGAAGCTTTAAGTGAATCAATCGCTTTTCCCGATATCGATGATCTTAGCAGGAAAGACAGAAGAAGACAAAACAAAATGATGAGAGGTTTATGGCCTCAGTGA
- the LOC123871347 gene encoding uncharacterized protein LOC123871347 isoform X1 produces the protein MKLSLVFELLLIFVLLAFAASKNIGNQKNNKKGIQKQNDDIKIEDNSINRFCKCSEAYCNCCRDFAVPVINLNGPGCASLMYLSGDKMSVSLSFGNKVITNRTLSSRKPSPVCMPLPGGISKFCGRVYNIARAGEEFRACLGLELQAKNTVEAAVRVSCFKFGPRGVTSEPADPLPLVPQDEKDADDDDDDDDDDDDDDVVDFGIDADDDDDDDDEEETDDDDEGDDGGLDAVNDVDSADYTGFSLLGEDLLGGLFGSSGGKKPTKNKNKQAPFTTTTTSRPRPVRRPIRPVRPATTLRPYVTRITTIRVRPVNRRPTRRPLRRPGTTIRPISASSVTADKSATVPTISTTMAPLTSVTTEVKAPSIEIQENAQSETHQVIPITEKLLPTQESTTPKSDTTFEDSGLEMSLAHITDQLSLNIMPVTQLVPTEQVKEDDVKATTEKEMNFEKIETITSKPHSKIPFATTVDDDENEETVQIVQTLDSPEEHAADSENVVDETRSHHESNHHYEGLSLPKKKHRGGNFNLDDLDVLDLTGIGESVGHQLGIFGRHKRQNKNKVNKPHNMRGFNDYDDILGLEALSESIAFPDIDDLSRKDRRRQNKMMRGLWPQ, from the exons ATGAAGCTCTCCCTAGTGTTTGAGCTTCTGTTAATATTTGTGTTACTAGCATTTGCAGCCTCTAAAAATATCG GAAATCAGAAAAACAACAAGAAAGGCATTCAAAAGCAAAATGATGACATAAAAATAGAAGATAACAGTATTAATAGGTTCTGCAAGTGTTCTGAGGCGTACTGCAACTGTTGCCGAGATTTCGCCGTTCCTGTAATCAATTTGAACGGTCCAG gatgTGCTTCGCTAATGTACTTAAGTGGCGATAAAATGTCCGTATCATTAAGCTTCGGTAATAAAGTCATCACTAATCGGACACTCTCCA GTCGCAAACCTAGTCCTGTTTGCATGCCTCTACCCGGAGGTATATCAAAGTTCTGTGGACGAGTGTATAATATAGCGAGAGCAGGAGAAGAGTTTAGAGCCTGTCTCGGCTTGGAACTACAAGCTAAGAATACTGTTGAAGCAGCAGTAAGAGTATCCTGTTTCAAGTTCGGCCCTAGAGGTGTAACTTCTGAGCCAGCTGATCCGCTGCCGTTAGTGCCTCAGGATGAAAAGGATGCAGATGACGACGACgatgacgacgacgacgacgacgacgatgaCGTCGTCGATTTTGGTATCGacgctgatgatgatgatgacgacgatgatgaaGAAGAGaccgatgatgatgacgaaggTGATGATg GTGGTCTCGATGCAGTCAACGATGTAGACAGCGCAGACTACACAGGATTCAGTCTTCTCGGAGAAGATTTACTAGGAGGCCTATTCGGTTCGTCCGGTGGCAAAAAAccgacaaagaataaaaataaacaagctCCATTTACAACTACCACGACGAGCCGTCCGCGTCCCGTCCGTAGACCGATCAGACCTGTTAGACCTGCTACAACACTTAGGCCATATGTTACAAGGATTACTACAATTAGAGTTCGACCGGTCAACCGTAGACCTACACGCAGACCATTAAGAAGACCAGGTACTACTATACGACCAATAAGTGCTTCTTCCGTTACGGCAGATAAAAGTGCTACCGTTCCAACGATATCTACAACCATGGCACCTTTAACATCCGTAACCACGGAGGTTAAAGCTCCTTCAATTGAAATACAAGAAAACGCTCAAAGTGAGACTCATCAGGTAATACCTATAACTGAAAAACTTTTACCAACTCAGGAATCGACGACGCCTAAAAGTGATACCACGTTTGAAGATTCAGGTTTAGAAATGTCCTTAGCCCATATAACTGATCAACTTTCTCTTAATATTATGCCAGTTACTCAATTAGTACCAACAGAACAAGTCAAAGAGGATGATGTGAAAGCCACTACGGAAAAAGagatgaattttgaaaaaatcgaAACAATTACTTCTAAGCCACACTCTAAAATCCCTTTTGCAACGACAGTTGACGATGATGAAAATGAAGAAACGGTGCAAATAGTCCAAACTCTGGATTCCCCTGAAGAGCATGCTGCTGATAGTGAAAATGTAGTAGATGAAACTAGATCACATCATGAATCAAATCATCATTACGAAGGACTTTCTCTGCCCAAGAAAAAGCATAGAGGAGGAAATTTCAATTTAGATGATTTAGATGTTCTTGATTTAACTGGTATTGGAGAAAGTGTTGGTCATCAATTAGGCATTTTCGGTAGACATAAAcggcaaaacaaaaataaagttaaCAAACCTCACAACATGAGAGGTTTTAACGATTATGATGATATTCTTGGATTGGAAGCTTTAAGTGAATCAATCGCTTTTCCCGATATCGATGATCTTAGCAGGAAAGACAGAAGAAGACAAAACAAAATGATGAGAGGTTTATGGCCTCAGTGA
- the LOC123871367 gene encoding uncharacterized protein LOC123871367, translated as MSLKVTLGLFVVYLTLANGASILDFLDWDGDKKLIDVPELRNDQPNRNCLCKGPACVCCVDFNITFVDLGGPGCVHMKYVSPEEGFSVNVSYGKNLLHTSKIQGANPAPICLEVFGKFAQVCAKFNDLAPTADGLRGCLELEPRLLGEAQLEFPIGCFKSTADGMEMEDPPAEPEETTEENTAEESTFDVGFLTDLVITAEKGIAFLSNFLEIPKKTNETTTVKPVTSTPQDSSQRRAPKNIKHPNQL; from the exons ATGTCCCTTAAAGTGACACTTGGTTTGTTTGTGGTCTATCTCACCCTTGCTAACGGTGCCAGCATTTTAG ACTTCCTGGATTGGGATGGTGATAAGAAGTTGATCGATGTACCGGAGCTTCGCAATGATCAGCCGAACAGGAACTGTTTGTGCAAAGGTCCCGCCTGCGTTTGCTGTGTGGACTTCAATATCACCTTTGTTGATCTTGGTGGACCAG GTTGCGTTCATATGAAATATGTGTCGCCGGAAGAAGGATTTTCGGTGAATGTATCTTACGGCAAAAATCTTCTGCATACTTCTAAAATTCAAG GAGCCAACCCAGCACCGATATGCCTCGAGGTCTTCGGTAAATTCGCACAAGTCTGCGCCAAGTTTAACGACCTTGCTCCCACGGCAGATGGTCTTCGTGGTTGTCTTGAGCTTGAACCCAGATTACTTGGAGAAGCCCAATTGGAGTTCCCGATTGGTTGCTTTAAATCTACTGCCGACGGGATGGAAATGGAGGATCCTCCCGCGGAACCAGAAGA GACGACAGAAGAAAACACAGCCGAAGAAAGCACGTTCGATGTAGGATTCCTAACTGACTTAGTCATAACCGCTGAAAAGGGTATCGCATTCCTAAGCAACTTCCTCGAGATCCCCAAGAAAACAAATGAAACTACAACTGTCAAACCTGTCACCAGCACACCCCAGGATAGTTCTCAAAGAAGGGCTCCAAAGAATATCAAACACCCTAACCAGTTGTGA
- the LOC123872740 gene encoding pancreatic triacylglycerol lipase-like, protein MCSIPSLSSSDDSIRLVSQVQVVLSEVRGVEPSLPSDIILKNEDGPRYQYAHDSNGAIHLADLWLTLGDLFNIARYNPDSSNVYHLFTRANPTVSQPLTINNAGLLSRSNYNRNRRTIILIHGWMDSATSNFSTVLVPALLRAGDLNVIVVDWSRGANAIRYREANENTVRSGGAVARFVNWLNQESGSSLTQYHIIGHGLGGHQAGVVGRNLQGRVPYITSLDPALIGWATNINKFRRTDGQYTEVIHTNYGMYGYIADLGHMDFYPNGGISMPGCDSNACDHARAFFYMAESVTSGGFTGRQCINYYAAVLMMCSGPRTSRMGGLIPKTGETGVFLLETNAAPPFSLG, encoded by the exons ATGtgctctattccctcactctcatcaTCCGATGATTCTATCAGACTAGTGTCACAAGTGCAGGTGGTGCTCTCCGAGGTTCGAGGTGTGGAGCCGT CTTTACCGTCAGATATAATTCTAAAAAACGAGGATGGACCTCGTTATCAATATGCACATGATTCAAATGGAGCAATTCACCTAGCCGACTTGTGGCTGACTCTCGGAGATCTGTTCAACATAGCCAGATACAATCCGGACTCGTCTAATGTATACCATTTATTCACAAG AGCTAACCCAACTGTTAGTCAACCTTTGACCATCAATAATGCAGGTCTACTTTCAAGATCTAACTATAATCGCAATAGAAGAACGATCATTCTTATCCATGGATGGATGGATTCAGCGACTTCCAATTTCAGTACTGTACTTGTACCGG CTTTACTAAGAGCTGGTGACCTGAATGTAATAGTGGTTGATTGGAGTAGAGGAGCTAATGCTATCAGGTATAGAGAGGCAAATGAAAACACCGTACGGTCCGGTGGAGCTGTAGCTCGGTTTGTCAACTGGTTGAACCAAGAATCTGGTTCTAGTCTTACTCAGTACCATATAATTGGTCATGGGCTTGGTGGACATCAGGCTGGCGTGGTTGGAAGAAATCTGCAGGGACGAGTGCCTTATATTACAA gtctTGATCCTGCTCTTATTGGTTGGGCGACCAATATCAACAAGTTCCGTCGCACTGACGGCCAGTACACCGAAGTTATTCACACGAACTACGGCATGTACGGATACATTGCTGATTTAGGGCACATGGACTTTTACCCCAATGGAGGTATATCAATGCCTGGCTGTGATTCTAATGCCTGTGATCACGCTAGAGCGTTCTTCTATATGGCAGAGTCGGTCACATCAGGAGGTTTTACTGGAAGGCAGTGCATTAACTATTATGCTGCTGTTTTGATGATGTGCTCTGGACCAAGGACCTCGAGAATGGGTGGACTGATTCCCAAAACTGG GGAAACTGGAGTATTCCTGCTGGAGACAAATGCTGCTCCACCATTTTCACTGGGATAG
- the LOC123872749 gene encoding pancreatic triacylglycerol lipase-like: MCAMFKLALVMCVFVTAHGFNLGPTQIVFHLFTRQNPTQSEPLLPTQASILASTFDYDRRTVITIHSYKDSVAGNFNAHLVPAYLAVEDLNVLAVDWTPGASNYVQGLSNVPQVGAVIAQFVNLLADFGYNTANIRIVGVGLGGHAAGVAARRTTGTIPHIIALDPSLHGWTYSEHKLTKNDAQLVEVIHTTAGHYGYDEPLGDIDFYPNGGSWQTGCGGVVSCSHTYAFVFYAESLRAEIPSANAPRFIGTACNSLEEATSLVCDGARDAVFGGNLEKSNVSGIYSFVTNITPPFARD, translated from the exons ATGTGTGCAATGTTTAAATTAGCACTTGTGATGTGTGTTTTTGTGACAG CACACGGCTTCAATTTGGGCCCTACTCAAATAGTGTTCCATTTATTTACAAG GCAAAATCCTACACAAAGTGAACCGCTACTTCCTACACAGGCGTCAATCTTGGCATCAACGTTCGACTACGATCGGCGCACTGTCATAACAATCCACAGTTATAAAGATAGCGTTGCTGGAAACTTCAATGCTCATCTCGTTCCTG CGTATCTGGCCGTGGAAGACTTAAACGTGCTCGCCGTTGACTGGACGCCTGGTGCAAGCAACTACGTCCAAGGCCTCTCCAACGTGCCCCAAGTGGGCGCAGTTATCGCACAGTTCGTGAATCTCCTGGCCGACTTCGGTTACAACACCGCTAACATCCGCATCGTTGGCGTTGGTCTCGGCGGTCACGCTGCCGGTGTCGCCGCCAGGAGGACTACTGGAACTATACCTCATATTATTG CTCTCGATCCCTCTTTGCACGGCTGGACTTACAGCGAACACAAGCTGACCAAAAATGACGCTCAGCTTGTAGAAGTCATCCACACCACCGCTGGTCATTACGGCTATGACGAGCCTCTTGGTGACATTGACTTCTATCCCAACGGTGGTTCCTGGCAAACCGGCTGTGGTGGCGTTGTTTCCTGCTCTCATACCTACGCCTTCGTGTTTTATGCAGAGTCACTTCGCGCGGAAATTCCTAGTGCTAATGCACCGAGATTTATTGGTACTGCGTGCAACTCTTTGGAAGAGGCTACTAGTTTGGTTTGTGATGGTGCACGCGATGCCGTCTTTGGaggaaatctagaaaaatctaa TGTAAGCGGAATCTACTCGTTCGTTACTAACATCACACCACCATTTGCCAGAGACTAA